Part of the Mytilus trossulus isolate FHL-02 chromosome 2, PNRI_Mtr1.1.1.hap1, whole genome shotgun sequence genome is shown below.
ctctgtaaagtcagctaaacgttttaatccgttgtgttgttaagggaatataaagcttctcaatgatcaaaattagtgtttgtcaaactgctatataactgttccggaccatatgagtatttggaccatacgcgtatggtcatgacggTAATGTCGCAAAAAACATGATTGGCTGCCTATCTGATGTATGTACGTCTGTGTATATTGGTTAATATAATGGACTGTTAATAAATATcaagtgaaaaaataaaagtgataaTCCTCGGACAGTGGGAATATGcgacaaattcaaaacatttttttcaagcgtatatttatttttaaactgatatCAGTTACCGGTTTCTTTCGTTTTGAATTACTAAGTCTTACTCGACATACTAATATACTTATTTCATTAACAAATTCCTTTTTTGTTTAAGAATGCgtcactttaattttttcaacaaGCATATACTTATAGATAGTGAACCTTACTTTTCCTCATATAAATGCCAAGTACACTCTTTTTATAAACATCTATGCAACTGCAAGAGTTAATGTATCGTGTCGCTTGCAAAAACAGAACAATCTTTTATGGCAGTTAAAACATACGTTTGCGTTGGGCGTTTTATATGCTTTACATTCCCGTAACTAAAGAGGtcgaaatttattttatatacgtTAGGCTGTATTTAGAGTACATCATATATTAATAGATCAGTGCATTTAAGAGGGGTCATCTTATTACGaatatttggtatatagaatAATAACACTTTTATCATGAAATACTAATACGTCagtagtattttgttaaacatttgattTAGCTTGAATGTTTGACGTTGTGTCCTTTTCCGGATTGTTTTCTTCTTTAGGCCACATGTATATGATAGAGCATAAAGACATAGCTATATATCATATGTCACTACAGTCTACACTGATATTACCATCTTAACAATGAACAATAGCTGAAAACCTTTGAATAGTGAATCGTAATTAAGGGTAACCGTCATTATTAATGGAAAGTTAAGATAAGGTCTCATTGATTTATTATACTCTAACGTCTAATTCCAAAGGTTTAGTATGATAGTGTTTCTTGTGTCAGCGACTGACTTTTatttgatgagtcttatgtagacgaaacgcgcatctgacgtactaaattaaaatcctggttcttttgataactattaacaccactgggtcgataccactgctggtggactttttgtccccgagggtatcaccagtccagtagtcagcacttcggtgttgacatgaatgtcaataatgtggtaatttttataaatttcctgttaacaaaactttgactttttcgaaaaactaacgAAATTTCTTGTCCCAGAAAGgaataccttagccgtatttggaacaactttttggaattttgaatcttcaatgctctttaactttgtacatgtttggctttataactattttgatatgagcgtcactgatgagtcttatgtagacgaaacgcgcgtataccgtactaaattataatcctggtacttttgataactattagttCTTTCATAATACACTTATCAATACGATTATTTAATAGATTATCATctttttgatattgtaaaataatacaGCTTTAgtttaatcatatttatttatagtggattgggaaacaagttattgcaacttatacAGCTTTCaaccagaaaaaaatgaaataaagtgagTTGCACTcaatttttcgaattggtgcggCTTAGCGGGCTAATATGAAAAGTTCATCACATGCTTCGACTTTTATCACATGcttttccgtaacgttatcgcatAGCATTCCGGTGATACTTGGCAAATTTCGGAAAAAACACCTCAAATGTacgttttcatttaaaaaaaatacaaagtaggaTACAAATCAATTATTTGGTTACAGGAACGATAAATGTGTAAATTactaaaatgaagaaaaaaacgtcaaacaaacaaaaataataaaataaatgcatttgtaAAGATTTCTCAacataattaagaaaattactttgaaaaatgtcaatttttcaaaaagtgttcattaatatgtatattgttgaattatttttgtctttcttcGTCCATAAAAGAACATATCATACTGTTGTTTTGTCTATTCCTTTGAGGCATATGAATGATAGTTAGATTTTATATGATCGGATGTACTACATTTGGGGTCCGACGACCGTTAACTTTTCACTCGTTGAACTTCTATCTGAGAATCActtaaaaggatcaatatatcaatcttttatttttctccattgttgaTGTATATGACCTGATAATCGTTTTTTATCATCCTTCCATTCGCCTACATTACCCGACACAGTGGCTAATTGTATCACGGCTTTTAGACGTGAGTAGACATTATCAGTGACTTCACATCGTCTGACCAGAAGTTAtcagtgacgtcacattttgtGAGGCGACTTATCAGCAATATCACGATAAAATGGGTAAAAGAGGGGGTAGTGGATTAAAAGCCTCATAATATTTCTAGCGGGTAATATTCTATAATATCTACAAAGTATACGTTGAAAAAAGCATTAAACCTTGTGATGTCGCTGATAATGTCCGCTCACGGCTCAAAGTCGAGATACGAAAGTTGCAAAGCGACTGAAGAGGCTGATATCATATTCACACAGACGAAAAATGCAACAACACCAACAAGAAAGAGCGGTCCCACAGCTGGTAATGTTCATGCATAGAAGGAATGTCTGATAGCatctaaataaaattatcaattggtATTTTATCTAGAAAATTATCACTCTTTTTTATAGACCTACGCTCCTTGAAAAGaaacacatgttttattttgtacaaacgCATTATATAACCAACAGTTGCAAAATTGAACAAGGAATATACATATCATTGTTCACATACAATGATTTACTTATAACATAATTAGCTATATGTAAAATCCATACACGTAATTCCGCCGAGATTCTATGGTatttaaaagtgcaaaaaaCAGTCTATAATATTCAATTCCATACTCTTCTTCAGTTAACATATTTCCTGTTATactgccttaaaactttccgaCGTTAagtctttttcgtttttgtcaattttaataaaGGTCTCCGTTTCTTTGTGGACgtaacatattttgtattgacATATGCCACGTCAGCTTGAATATTAAACTGTTCTGGTATATGAGTACATGGATGCATGGCTGTCACAAACTTATGAAATCCTATGTCATGTAATGTTTTATAAGTCCGCAAAAGTTTTGAATAGTCAGATTTCGATGGCCAATCCGGGAATAAATGATACTCTAACatgaattgtttaacatgtgAGAAGATTTTATCTTCAAATAGATTTTCTATTACTGCCCACTCGTGGCCTTCAACGTCTATTTTTAACACATCAATATCCCTCtgcaaaatcaaaagagaaATGAGAAATGTTAAGGAGTAATACatgttttaccaaaaaaatattcaattatttaaagGAATATTACACACTACAATAATATACAGTTTCATTCTGCACCAAAACAGCATAAAATGAAGTAATTACTACAAATATTGCCGCTATTTTATACCTATTGATCATCAGCCGGTCCATATATCGTATAATGGACCGGGATAGTGGACCGATGATAAAAGCGTACAGTGACATCATTAATATTAACTGTGAACTACAAGAtatcaataaacataaaaaaaagttattttcaaagaaatattcttGCTGATGCAGAAATTCCCTGTCTTTATGGATTCTAAATCAGGAGTATTAGATTTTGTTGTCATGGTTATATCTAGTTTTGTGCAACTTATGCGGTTTGGTTGTCCACTAGGTTCATTCTAATTAAGTATGaccatatatataaatgtattactACCAAAATATTCGAAACATCCCAGTAGGTCTGATCAAACAACATACAAAAGGTTTTTTTAACTATTATGTATGGTAGCTGAAACATATTTCGCATGTGTTTGTCTATGCTTTATATTCACGTAGCTACAAATTTTTCAATAGTAATATCAATCTAAAATCTGTACAGTAGCATTTATTTGGCTACTCGAATTACAACCTCCTCGTGGGATTTCAGTCCAAGTATGCAGtagtattcaagagcttgcagctgctactcagactCTATAAAActtcaccagtgtctgagcagaaagttgatgagccaggggtatgtcaaagaacgtctcgacaattttcaaaaaagtagttcatcggaaggtaccaagaccttgttgataaatatttcgtatcaacttcaaaaataatacacgatggtctagGAAGTATGGATTCttggtactgacgttgtttatcatcttaataacgtgctATAGTGTTTTTAACATCTAcctttttatattacttttactgtttagtcttggggttttttttttagccatttGGCGAGGCTCAGTACATCAcgttattgttctatgataattCTCGTGTttctgtctttcatttttgctaatgtgctttgtctacaTGCCTTCTTGTGTCTTCTTGATGTTTTGTTGTTACATATGACGTGGATCTGTACTTATACATACCGTCATTGTGTTTTGTACTAtggtaaatttgtgttttttttgtcattaatttTTGCTACTATCCTTggtctatatgccattttgtgcttctttgttacataaaattgagaatggaaatggggactgtgtcaaagagacaacaacccgaccaaataaaaaaaaacaacagcagaaggtcaccaacaggtgacatatttgtttgtttttatagtgactAACAATATTACAGAAAACATAATAATGACTTCTGTACtacttattttgatatttttcaccTATCctgtctgggtttttttcacaaatcTTTGTCATTATAATGGAGTTTGGAGCGACTGTgttacaagtgagaggtttagctagctgtaaaacctagtttaatccaccattttcttcatacgaaaatgcatgtaccaagtcaggaatatgagagttgttatccattcgtgtTATGCGTTTGAGGTttggattttgccatttgattagagactttcctttttatatttcctcttagttcaatatttttttatgactttaatttcTTTTACCCGATAGTTATAAGCTTTAAGTCCATATTCAAATATTTCGTGCAAATTCAAACagaataattgtaattgatgaaaacaataattatttctgtgaaaTCACAAATTTTCTATGATAGCTTTCATGTCAAAAAGcagaaattcaatttttttttataattaaacttATGAAAAAGTGAAGATTTTTTGTTGGTCAAAACTTGTATACAATGGTCCAAAATTGCAGTAATTATATTTGTGCAATTATAAAGGTGTATTGTGTCTGCTTGATAAGTATTAtgctaaatttctttaatttttttttttttaagtatgagCTATAAAAGGTTCGATACTAAGCATGCTAATGTTGATACAGACCTTTCATTCTgaagtgaaatattttaaaacaataataaagctAAAGATGTAATGGCTTGTGTATTCTACTTACTTCTTTATGACCAAGAGctgttttaattaaattaagTGTCATAATAGTCCATGTATCATTATCATGAACATAAATATCCTTTCGAGGGAGGAACTTATCATCTGTATAACTACTTAGTCCTAAAGCATGGAAACGTACTGATGACGGTctggtaaaatcatttcttttcatactgaaaattaaacatttaaaaatgtgcatgtaaaatataataaacaaacttctaaGGACTAATTCCAATGAGGTAcaagttgaaaatttacaaataagcgAGTTTCATGGGGAACTAATGCCTATCAAACGGttcaattaaataaaggcatataccgctgttcgaaattcataaatcgatagagaaaaaccaaatccgagttacaaactaaaccTGATAACTATCTCCCATTTCGATATACATTATATAGGAAATGAGAAATACATTTGCATTTGCAAACACACTGTCATACAGAAAGATAGATCATTGTTCGTGTTCAGTTTTTATCCCCAACTTATCAGTAGTCTTAAGTTTGTGGTGAATGAAACATTTTGTGTAGGCTCGTATGCTGAACTcacgatttttttaatatttttttttcattttgtgtcgTTGACTTGCTTTCTATGTGatgtataacataataaataccTTTTTTAGTCATGTTGAAACTATAAGTTCCTAAAAATGCggatgaatatttttttctttaaattcattaaattaaaatatcgaGAAAAAATTGTCATATGGTATTGATAAGGCTAATATTTGTGCTTCTGCATCAGATAATTAACCATCAGCATtgggattttaaaaaaaatcaataactaATATGTAAACTTTTGCCAAAGGAAAGCATTTATTAGTTTTTGTTACCTTAGATCATAGTCTTTCACCTGACCGAATCAAATAATATGTTACCTTGGATCAAAGAAGAGCATTGATTAATTTTTACCTTAGATCATAGGActgcattaaataaaatataacctTTAAGTTAAATCATATTAGCTCATTAATTAATATGTTAACTCAGGTCATATGAGACCATACGATAATGTTTTAACGTGGATAAAAAGAGTGCATTCATCAAATTTGACTGATATGTTTCTTTGGATCATGGGAGAGCACTTAATAGTATAATAGCTTAGATAATAGGAGAGCATTAAATAACATGTTATATAGGATCATAGGATCATAGCAGAGCATTAAATTATATGTTAATTTGTATCAAAGGAGAGCATTAAATATTATGTTACACAGGATCATAGAAGAGTATTAAATAATATGTTAATTTGGAATTAAGTGGAGcatgtatttatatgatatGTTAATTAAGATCTAAGGATTTCATTAATCAACAGTTTACCTTAGATCATAGGAGAGCATTACATAATGTGTTACCTAGTCCTTAGATTCAATGAGAGCATTAAATAATGTGCTGCCTAGCCCTTAGATTATAGAGAAGCATTAAATAACGTGTTAGCTAGCTCTTGGACTATAGGAGATCTTTAAATAATGTGTTACCTTGGATAAAAGGAGagcataaaataatttgttatatatcCTTATGTCATAGGAGAGAATGAGATAATATGTTACCTAGGCCTCAGATTATAGGAGAGCATAACATGATGTATTAGTTTTGATCACATGAGGCcgtgaaataatattttaacttGGAGCAAAAGAGAGCATTAAATAATGTACTAGCGTGGTTCAAAggagaaaattaaataatatgttaCCTTTGATAAAAGGAGAGCATTTATTAACATGCTACCTAGGAACAAAAGAGGAAATTAAATAGTTTGTTACCTTGGAACAAAAAAGGGAAATAAATAGTATGTTACCTTGGATCAAATGAGTGTACTTCACAGCCATGTTCAGCCATATCGTCATCAAAACTAAAATCATTAGCAATGCTGCAAATATACACATCAATTTAGTGTCGATAAAGGGCAAGTCAAGTTTGTGCATCTTCTACACTAAATCTTATAGTAAATACCTACAAACGATAGAGATGACAATGCTGTTATCATTGTATAACACGAATGTGTctatagtacatggatgccccactcgcactttcattttctatgttcactGGACCGTGCCGTGAAATCGGGGCCAGAATTCTAATtcggcattaaaattagaaatgtcATATCATAGGggacaagtgtactaagtttcaggttgattggacttcaacttcatcaaaaactacctccaCCAAAAATTATAACCTGAAGCGGGAaagacagacgaacgaacgaaagAACAAAAGAACGAACGGTCGcacagacagaaaaaaaataaagccaTCAGGCTCTACTATCGAAGGTGgcctttaaaattcaaaacataaaaatcagATTCAAAGTTGTTGAACCTGATTCAAACATTTCAGTTATATGTGAGCCagtccacgaatttaaaaaaaaagtgtgtatATTTGTTGGAAGCAGATTTGTGACCAATAAACTTTATTATAATTGCTAATACGTTAAGATTTATGCTTTTCACCAGCTTGAGTATTTACAACCCCTCCTTTCCTTAAGAGTTTTCTCTTTTCTTTCCTTTTATTgcgtaaatgtttgtttatgtagCTTAAATCTCAATAGACAGCACGGAGAAAAAAGCTCTATAGCTTACAATGTCTCATATATCATTGCGGATAAATTGAGCGTAGCGGTATGATTCCCGCCGAAGGAACTTTATATGGTGTATTCCAACTTAAACATAATCAGACATCCCTACGTTTAACTGAACACTGTGTTTATTTCGTTACACATAGATCAAGATGCTGACCCCACCCCTTTTCGGTTTCAAATCCTTGATTCGCATCTTGTTATCCAGccttttttaatcttttgttGAGATACGCTACCTACCCAAATGAATACACTAAACATGGTTTcttaattacatatttttcatcTACGCAGATCCACCAGTTTCCAACTTTTTTAATGTCCTGACATTGGTAATCAATTCCTCTCTGTTTTAAATCcctgaaacaaaaacaaaaacaaaataaaggtaAAAAACAGGAACTAACAGGAGCATCCTAAATGGCTACTTTggtaaaattatgaaaaattcaaattattaaaagtagCAGGCATATAATTGCCATGGAGACAGTAATCCACAAAAGTACACATGGCGTGGATTTATATGGTATTAgagaagatttaaaaaaaaaatactttgactTCTAAGACCGATCGATATGCATTGGCAATAAGCTCCCATCACCAAACGTTGTAGCAGGATAAGCTAACAAAGATGCTGAGCCGTAGCGAATATCTCTTTCCCGGCTGCTttgcaaaattgcaatataactAGTCTTAATGGTAGACGGCCAAACAATATTGTCTttgaaacaagtgcctgtgttacCTAAATACTTAATGATATCTGTAAAACATAATATTCTACTCTGTAAtatcataaacatataaaaagatgttGATCTCAACAGAGAGAATAAACATCATATCCATGGTTCACGAACAGCAAAATATGTATTACATATTGTGTTTCATATTGATTTGGTTTCAAATCCATGCTAAATGACCTTTAATCTAATATTATACAAACAcactttaaaagagggacagaaaataccagagggacagtcaaactcataaatcgaaaataaactgacaacaccatggctaaaaatgaaaaacacaaacagacaaacaaccgtacacatgacacaacaaagaaaactaaagaataaactccaccaaaaactaggggtgatctcaggtgctccggaagggtaagcagatcctgctacacATGTATCATGTTGTACTAGACAAACCAGAACACTTATAGCCACCTACATCCGTTGtcacatcttcgctagccaaggatTACGAGCCAATCCGCTCCGATCATAATCCTTGGCTAGCGTAGATGTCGTTGTCAAGGCAAACACATCCAATTGTTATGATTGACGGAAATcagtaaataataaacaaatataacttaCCATTCTAAAAACGCTGCTGACATCCACCAatcagttttatatatatttttaggtaCATCATCATAGACTGGAAACGTTTCATTCCAGTCACTTTCGACTACAGGCACAACAGGGACAAAGGTCGCCGTGGGTGCTACATACTTAAGTTGCGGCTGTTTGTTTGGTACTGGCTCTGTTTTGTTGATTGGCTTTGGTTCAGGTATAAAAAATGTGGTTGGTATATTTGTGCGATTTATGTAacctgcaaaaaaaatatttattacatgcATTCCAATGTATTCCTAATGCATTGTCCACTACAGACTACAGCAATAATTGAGGGTGGGCATTCATTTTATAGTATTTATTATGCAAAGGCATAATGCAGTAAAACTTCATCAACCATTATCATAAGATGACTATATGCAAAAACTAAGTAAACAACTATAGTCATTACAAATCCAAGATAAGCTGCtaggtttttttaaattaaatccaAGCgacaaaacaataatatttacttGAACTAAACTTGATCGGAAACTTCTAATACAAATGATCCGCCTATTACAAAAAGTGTAAATCAATTGGATTCTTCAGAGTCTTCATccaatatttcataattatgtcGAAAAAGGTGGACCATCCAAACGTACTGAAGAAGAAAATCGTTTGGTAACTTGGCACATGACCATACATGTTtgtaacaagagtgcacacactgaaatgtctcgccttctttactaatcattgatatgatgttgatagtcctaaatataaagctttattacaactgtcacataaactaaacataaaccaagaaaactaaacattgacctttgatctatgaaaatgaggtcaaggtcagattagccatgccaggcaggcatgtacagctaacaattcttccatacaacaaattaGTGGATCTATATCTATTGctttttatagtttaagaaaaacagaccataacacaaaaaattaaatataaccactgaaccatacgcgactgacatatagatcataaaatatttccatacaccaaatatagttgacctattgcgtatagtattagaaaaaagaccaaaactcaaaacttaactttgaccactggaCCATGCAAATGAGATATAGgttagatgacacctgccacctagacatgtacaccttttaATCATTCTATACACCGTATAGTAGACCTTTTGCATACAGTAaaggaaaaacagaccaaaacacaaaaacttaaaccactgaacaatgaaaatgaggtcaaggtcaaatgacacctgccagttatacatgtacaccttacagtgcttctatacaccgaatatactggACCTaatgcttatagtatctcagatatggacttgaccacaaaaaacttaaccttgttcactgatccatgaaatgaggtcgggGTCAAGTGAAATCTGTCTGACGTAAActtgtaacatgaggcatacatatacaaattgggaagcatccaggtcttccatcttctaaaatgtaaagcttttaagaagttagatAACGCCGCCGCttgatcactatccctatgtcgagctttctgcgacaaaagtagaaggctcgacaaaaactccGGTCAACATCTTTGATATAATACTATTCCACTATATTCTATTGTTTGcttaatcatttatattatacatgattgctacttctttttttgtttttcaattacgATTCATATTCGTAAAAAAGCTAATCAGACTTTATTTTTCACCACGTTTTTTGTAAATGCCTATACCCATGGGTCAAACTCAAGTCACCTCGCTTATACATTTTTACCTTACAATAATTGAATACACCATTATAGAATTAGAAACTGACCTTATTACGAGAAATGATCCATATAAAATTGAGGAGCGTTgtcagatatacatgtacatgtacatattgtaGTATTGACCAACAGATTATAGTGGTGATTGACACAATGATGTAATCgtcaaaacttaactttgagCAATGAACCATGTTGGTAAGGTCAAGTTAAGATCAAACTTGCAATCAACTAGCTACtggacaaatatatatttatagctgGTGTACAACAAGAGTAAATAAGTCAACAAAGCTTCTATATTGTCAGAacggtaaataaaggcaacagtagtataccgctgttcaaaactcataaatccatggacatttaaaaatgtttaaaaacgaTGGAAACTATCTAAGACTATAATTTTGCCTCTTTTTCGACCTGTTCCCTAAGATGATgctgtcaacgtatatttgttccactacttctattccgtgacaaCGCCACGGGAACATCACCGTCTGGCCCAAACAAGGAAAATTTACAATAGGGATATAAAAAGTCGTCCCTTTAGTCGTACATTTTTAGGTCGAATTTCTCGtgtaaaactgatttttttatatctagagAATGACAGTTATTGCTGATTATAAAGCATATCTGTGGCAGTCTTTTGTCTTTCCTCGACTGGATCGCAGCCTATGCTGTTACACACAAATCAGTCAACAAAATATATCCATGCATAGAGAGGCTAAAATCGGATCCACCTTAACTAATTCAAAGTaatatttgagagattttatCTTCCATATGTTTACCTGTTTGGTATAAAGTGACGTACAAACAGGTCATCAGTATTGTTACAACAACCACATATTTTATCCAATGTTGATAACCTGGAATTAAAAATCAGAAATTTAAAGATTTATCTAAATTAACGAATGTGTATTACTGTTATTACAGTATTCCTGTGTATTAGAagtttcgaaaaaaatatatagatgaaTTAATAATGTTAGATACAATTaggtttagtttaaacatattttatttgttaaagtacaaattggataagacacaagtcaaacagacttatgaagtcttctccatttaacatttatagcaatataatacaaaaatatatgtatgagcATGCATGTAAAGAATGGTATATCtatttagtaaatatatatataaatatggatCAAAAGACGGAAAATTgaagtaaaagaaaacaataataatacagaaaaaataaataaataaataaaaataaaaataaaaatatataaatgaataaattattttgaaaacagaaaaaaacaaaaaaaaacaaataataaaaaaacaaaaccaaaaggaaaaaaaaaaagggagaagAAATCTTACTTAGAGGATGATGTGTGTGCGATCATGGTTTGCTACCTAGACAATTTGAAATCTTTCCGAACTTTTAATAAACTCaaagacatttttgaaaatggtttGGTTTTGCTCTAAAGTAAGAAGACAACTACCCGAGGTAAGTAGTTCTATGTTAATTTTACAATCATTTGGAAGCCAGTGCAgactttcaaacattttatttcgtatttctgaatataatatacatttaaaaaagaaatgataggaATCTTCACGATTAACACCACAGCGCAGGAAGGGTCAGTAATAATGTTGACCCTATATAGATCATAGTTTAAGGATGATGCAAAACATCGAAGTTGGGTGagaattatattcaattttcgATTTCCAAATTCATATTGCTTCGGTACAAATATATTACTCTGAGGATAACGGTTTTTtagttcagttttaaatttattaattgattCCACATCACGAGTTGAATCATCAAGATTATTCCAAAGACGTATGGTTGATGGAATAAAAGAATCATTAGTTAATGCTAGTCTGCAGAATGGAATAATGATGTCATTTCCATTGCGTAGAGGATAGACCGTcatactttgtattttttggggaattaaatttgacaaatattcttattttgaatattataaaacatttggaTTTTTCTTCTCTCTCTTCTTTCAGCTAATGTTTCCCATCCAAGTTCATCATAAATAACCTT
Proteins encoded:
- the LOC134706935 gene encoding probable methyltransferase-like protein 24 isoform X1, coding for MYIMLHRTGRGYQHWIKYVVVVTILMTCLYVTLYQTGYINRTNIPTTFFIPEPKPINKTEPVPNKQPQLKYVAPTATFVPVVPVVESDWNETFPVYDDVPKNIYKTDWWMSAAFLEWDLKQRGIDYQCQDIKKVGNWWICVDEKYVIKKPCLVYSFGIANDFSFDDDMAEHGCEVHSFDPSMKRNDFTRPSSVRFHALGLSSYTDDKFLPRKDIYVHDNDTWTIMTLNLIKTALGHKERDIDVLKIDVEGHEWAVIENLFEDKIFSHVKQFMLEYHLFPDWPSKSDYSKLLRTYKTLHDIGFHKFVTAMHPCTHIPEQFNIQADVAYVNTKYVTSTKKRRPLLKLTKTKKT
- the LOC134706935 gene encoding probable methyltransferase-like protein 24 isoform X3 gives rise to the protein MTLKGYQHWIKYVVVVTILMTCLYVTLYQTGYINRTNIPTTFFIPEPKPINKTEPVPNKQPQLKYVAPTATFVPVVPVVESDWNETFPVYDDVPKNIYKTDWWMSAAFLEWDLKQRGIDYQCQDIKKVGNWWICVDEKYVIKKPCLVYSFGIANDFSFDDDMAEHGCEVHSFDPSMKRNDFTRPSSVRFHALGLSSYTDDKFLPRKDIYVHDNDTWTIMTLNLIKTALGHKERDIDVLKIDVEGHEWAVIENLFEDKIFSHVKQFMLEYHLFPDWPSKSDYSKLLRTYKTLHDIGFHKFVTAMHPCTHIPEQFNIQADVAYVNTKYVTSTKKRRPLLKLTKTKKT
- the LOC134706935 gene encoding probable methyltransferase-like protein 24 isoform X2, producing MAGSCNGYQHWIKYVVVVTILMTCLYVTLYQTGYINRTNIPTTFFIPEPKPINKTEPVPNKQPQLKYVAPTATFVPVVPVVESDWNETFPVYDDVPKNIYKTDWWMSAAFLEWDLKQRGIDYQCQDIKKVGNWWICVDEKYVIKKPCLVYSFGIANDFSFDDDMAEHGCEVHSFDPSMKRNDFTRPSSVRFHALGLSSYTDDKFLPRKDIYVHDNDTWTIMTLNLIKTALGHKERDIDVLKIDVEGHEWAVIENLFEDKIFSHVKQFMLEYHLFPDWPSKSDYSKLLRTYKTLHDIGFHKFVTAMHPCTHIPEQFNIQADVAYVNTKYVTSTKKRRPLLKLTKTKKT
- the LOC134706935 gene encoding probable methyltransferase-like protein 24 isoform X4 — translated: MTCLYVTLYQTGYINRTNIPTTFFIPEPKPINKTEPVPNKQPQLKYVAPTATFVPVVPVVESDWNETFPVYDDVPKNIYKTDWWMSAAFLEWDLKQRGIDYQCQDIKKVGNWWICVDEKYVIKKPCLVYSFGIANDFSFDDDMAEHGCEVHSFDPSMKRNDFTRPSSVRFHALGLSSYTDDKFLPRKDIYVHDNDTWTIMTLNLIKTALGHKERDIDVLKIDVEGHEWAVIENLFEDKIFSHVKQFMLEYHLFPDWPSKSDYSKLLRTYKTLHDIGFHKFVTAMHPCTHIPEQFNIQADVAYVNTKYVTSTKKRRPLLKLTKTKKT